The window TTTGAGGTGTCGATGACTCTTGGAATGTCGAGAGCCGGAAATCCTGGAGAATCGCCAGCCGTCATTTATACTCTACAATGGCGGGAAGGTCCGATAAGTGTATGGTTAGATTCTGTGGATTAGATGGAGTGAGCTGAGTGCAGATGATGTACTTTGTAGCTCTCGGTTATCCACTCCAAGTAACCAGCCTACTAATTTCCACCAAGATGAGTTCTCAGAGAACTGACTCGGCCTGTATTACACTAAGCAGGACGATTGCCTGTAATCTAAGTCAACTACTTTCACTGGGGTTCCGGTGCGTTCAAGTGGTCGGTACTCAGTATTTCTTGTAATGACTGAGAACGAGTCTGAGGATTCCGTTGTTCCATATCCGGATGCGGATCTTTCTGTTGAGAGGCCAACGATTCACGAAAGTGATGCAAGGGATGTCCCGCAAGAGGATGATTCTGTGGATATTATTTTTACATCGCCTCCGTATTGGCAGAAGCGTGACTACGGTTTTGAGGACCAAATTGGGCAGGAAGAGACGCCCGAGGAGTTCATCGATACGTTGATTGATTGTATGGATGAGTGGAACCGGGTTTTGAAGCCGAATGGTTCTCTATTCCTGAATATCGGTGACACGTACGATAACCGGAGTTTGGTTGGTATTCCCGAGATGCTAATGCAGGCTGCTCGTGAGAACGGGTGGCTTGTCCGGAATAAGATTCTGTGGGCGAAGCCGAGTGGGATGCCGGAGCCTGCTCCGAACAGGTTGGCAAATCGCCACGAGTACATTTTCCATTTCACCCGTAACAACGAGTATTACTACGATCTGCACGCTTACTCGAAGGAGTACGGTAACGGCTCGAATCCTGGAGACATCTGGAACGTAGGTTTCGACCGGAATACTGGTGATCACTTGGCTCCTTTCCCGTCTGAGCTTCCGGAGCGTGCGTTGACGATGGCAGGTCCTCGTGCTGTATGCAGTGAGTGCGGTCAGCCGTTGGAGCGGAAGATGGTTCGTACGACGAAACTGGATGAGAGCAGAGATCAGGCTCGGCGTGCGATGGAGATCTACGAGGAGTCAGATCTGACTGAGGAGCATATCCGTGCTGTGCAGGCAGTCGGTATCTCTGATGCTGGTAAGGCGATGGAGATTCAGGATGGTACGGGCCGGAATGCTGACGATGTCCAAGAACTAGCTGATGAGGCGAAGGAAGTCCTCGGCGGGTATTTCCGTGAGTTCACGTTCCCGAAGAAGGAGACGGGCGGCTGGGAGGGCTGTGATTGTGATGCTCCTACGGAGCCTGGTGTTGCTATGGACCCGTTCATGGGTTCAGGCACGACCCTTCAGGCGGCGTTGAAGATGGGTTTGAACGCTGTCGGCGTGGACCTTGATCCTGTAGAGGATTTCCAGATGCCCATTCAGGCCAAGTCAAAGATCGAAAGTGAGTCTTCATGACGGAATACGTCCTGACCGAGGAAGCAGCCAGAGAAGCCTTCTGGGAGCTTACTGACATCGAGATCCACCGCAGCTTTCCAGGGTACCTTGGGTTGAAGTGGGCCTCGTCGAAGGCTGGGACCACGGACGGCTTTCAGTTCGAGTACAACGACTTCTTTGACACCTTTTTCAAGATCCGCGAGCAGGCGGTCGGGAAGCCTTACGTAATTCCGTTTAATCCAAATGAGGATCCCGATGCCGAAACCGAGAACATGTGGCTGCAGAACAACGCTGCTGGCTCCTACGGTCCTTCTTACAACGGTGTAACCTTCGGCAGTATGGTCGAAGATGTCTCTGGGCGTGCTACCAGTGCTGACTGGGAGTTGGTGGACGATTACTGGACAGTCGTCCGGGACGACATGCTGGAAGGAGACAGTATCCCGGTTGAGTTGGTGGCCGCATTTCTTCTTCGAGACTTCGTGATCGAGATGGACGACCCGGGTGCAGAAGGGCTTGTTGAAGCCTTCCAGGACGAGTTTGGGTACGACGAAAGCGATTCCGACTACAATGCACTGTACCTGACCGATACTGGTCACATCGACGCTGACAATTTCGAGCAGTACGATTCATCGATGGGTAGCGGCTCCGGCACCGATGCTTCAACCAGTTCGAAATTGCAAGGGAAGGCGCGTGATATGGATCCTGCCGATCTCGGCCTTCTGGGGACTACGGGGCCGAGTCTTGACCTTGATGACATCGATATTGACGGCTTGAGCGACGACACCAGTTTCGACCGTGATGATGTCGAGGATTGGTTGATCGGTTTGAAGCGGAAGAAACAGGCCATCTTCTACGGGCCGCCAGGCACGGGCAAGACGTTCACTGCGAAGAAAATCGCGGATGAATTGGTGGAGGGTACTGATGGGTTCACTGATATCCTTCAGTTCCATCAGAACTACGAGTATGAGGACTTCATTCAGGGGATCCGACCATCGACGGATGGTAGCGATCTTTCGTATAGCTTGGAGAGCGGCACGTTCCTTGACTTCTGCGAAGAGGCAGGTGAACGGAGCAGTCCCTGTGTCTTGATTATCGACGAAATCAACCGGGCCGACCTCTCTGCTGTGTTTGGTGAGTTGATGTATCTCTTGGAGTATCGGGAGGACGATGTGCAGCTGGCGCAGAGCCAGGTCGATGAGGATGATTCGTACTTGGAGGAGAATGGTTTCGAGATTCCGGATAACGTCTACATCATCGGTACGATGAACACGGCAGACCGTTCCATCGCCTTGGTGGATTTCGCGTTGCGCCGGCGTTTCGCGTTCCTCAAGCTTCCTCCGAACTGGAGTGTATTGAGAGAGAAGTTCTCTGCTTCCGGTGTCGATGTCGACGACTTAGTCAATGTAATGGAATCCGTGAATGGTGATATCAATGATCAAAACTACGAGCTGGGGCACACGTACTTCTTAGAGGCCAGTGACCGGGATGAGGTCCGGAATATCTGGGAGCTGGAAATCGTGCCGTATCTCGAGGAGTTCTTCGTTGACCAGCAGAAGAAAGTAGATAACAACTATACCTGGGACGAAATCACGTCTTCCAGCAGCTTCGATCTATAATAGATGTGTGCAGATTGGATTATCGAAGAGTACGATGATAAGTACATTCCTCAGTCGGAACTATCTGATACTGATATCCGGTACTTAGATGAAGAGCTTGACTCTGAACTGGAGTTAGAGGGGCCGTCCAGTTTGAATGACTGGAACTGGGTTATATGGAACGATGGATATGTCGGCCACATCCAGCTGCCGGAGAACAGTTCTATCGAATTGAAGCCCGGTATCGACCTGGATAACGTGTTTGGGATGCTGGAGTATGCGTATGATCTAAGCAAGTTTAACCTGGCGGAAGAGGGCCTATATGATTCGGAGTCGGTTCAGGACTTCTACGATAAGATTGCCAGCATCTTTGCCCAGAGTGTGAATAAGAGGCGGAAGCAGGGCTTGTTTCGGTCGTATCAGGATCGAGAGGAAGAGTCACAACGTATCCGGGGACGGATTGATTTCAGGAAGACGGCTCAGAGGCCGTGGGATCCGAAAGCTCATGTGAAGTATCGGGAGATGACTTCTGACAACGAGGATAATCAGATCCTGTTGTACACGTTGAACCGTATCTCTCGTTCTGATGTTCCCCGTGAGGATACGTTGGAGAAGGTTAGAAAGGGTGTCAGGTCGCTTCGAGGCAGTATCAGTTACCGCGAGTTTGAGCCGAGTGACTGTGTGGGTCGCCGGTATAACCGTTTGAATCAGGATTATCAGCGTATGCACGCTTTGGCCCGGTTGATTTTAGATACGAGCGGGCCTTCTCACGAAGAGGGGGATGCGGATATGATTCCGTACACTGTGTATATGCCGGATTTGTACGAGTTGTTCGTTGCGAGGTGGTTAAATGAGAACTTGCCGACCGGGTACAGTGTTGATACTCAGAAGCACGAAGATCTCGGTGATACAGGATTGTTTTATAGGATTGACGTGGTCTTGAATGATGATCGAACCGGTGAGACGGTGGCTGTGCTTGATACGAAGTACAGGGAGCCGGATAACGAGAGTCCGGATACCAGTGAGGTGAATCAGGTGCTGGGGTATGCGAAGAAAATGGAGACAGACAAGGCGTTCCTGGTATACCCGGCTGAGCTAGATAATTCGTTCCCGTTGCAGCTTGATGACGTGGATATTCACTGCATCAAGTTTGCTTTGGAGGATGGTCTGGAGAGAAATGGCCGTGAGTTCTTGACGGATCTTTCCAGTGTTCTTGGCCGTCCAGACTTACTGAGTTAGGGCTTTTCGAGGTCGTTGTATCGGAAGTCAGATTCTCCGAACTCTTCATCGTAGAAGTCGACCGAATATAGGAAGTCATCTTCTGGGTCGCCGGATAATCCGCTTAGATCGTCTTCGAGAATATCTACAACTTCTCCCATCTCATCATGGTACTGATGGTCCGGATCTTCTGGATCAGGTATGTTGATTTGGACTTCATCTCCGATATCGTATTTAATTAGTGAATCACCTATTCAGTTCTCAGGTCTCGCTTAAAAATTGCTCGAGCGTTGCGTTTTCGTACGTGTATCTACCTCTACCCAGTCGATTCCGAATCACCCGTCGATCAGGAACTGTGGTGTTATCTTGTGGGCGTTTTCTTGGGATGCTCGACGGCCTGCTTGGCGGAGGCGTTCAAATGCATCTCGGCAGTCGCCGCCTGATTCGGCTACTTCTTCAGCAACCGTTTCTATGACCTCGGGTTGGACGGCTCCGGGCTCGAACGCTTTCTCGACTCGGTCACTGAGGATTTCCTGTAGTTCCTCAGCTGTGTAAGGCTGAAACTCGAGAGTCCGGCAGTTCAACCGGCTTCTGCTCCGTGAATCGAGGAGAAATTCTTCGGGTGGGAGGTTTGAGACCAGTATGAGGCCGAGCTTGTTCTCTGACTGCTGGCTCAACATATGGAGGTCGTAGATAATCTCGGCCTTGTCTTCGAAACGGTCGAATTCATCGAGTGCAACCGCAATACTTCGGTTCTTGTCGAGCCAGGTGCCGATCAGTTTGAGGAGTGTGTCGACCGGCTTTCCCTTCCTGGGAGCTGGGTATCCTAATTGGATCAGTAGTTCTGTCAGGAGGGAGGGCCGGGTTCTGTACTGCCAGCAGTTGATCCGGATGGTTTTCACTCTCGTCTCATTTTCGAGCGCATTGAAGACGTGGTTGACGCAGACGGTTTTCCCGCTGCCTGGCGGGCCATATACGAGAAGGTTGTCCGGAGTCTTCCCTTCTGTGAGTGGGCGGACCGCATCCCGAATATTATGAATCTCAGCTTCTCGGCCCACTATTTCTGGGGGAGGTGAGTCAGCGGTGAGGTGTTGTTCTGATCGGATGATGCTTCTGTTAGATGTATCGTCGAACATATCGAAACCACGTCCTTTCTATACCATATCTACCGGTCCGTATTGAAAAACGGAGCCGTGGACGCTATTTCGTATGTGGAAGTCTGCATTCATCCTCGAAAACATCCGTGCCGAATAAGATGTAGGGAGATAGGATGCCCTACCCGTTTGACGGTTTTGTATCCCAAGTGAATATGGGTGTGTGAAAACCTGTGTAGATGTTCTCCACCGGTTACGTTACAATGTCCGATCTTATCGATACGCGAACGCCTCTAGAACTCTCGCATCTCCCGGCACAGTTTGTAGGACGGGAGGCTGAGCAGGATACTCTCACTGATGCCTTCGGCGTTGAGGGGGAAAGCCGTCTCCAAGATTTCCATGTCTATGGGTCGCGTGGTACGGGAAAGACACATCTCCTTCAGCGGTTCTTGACGACGTTTCCGCCGACGTTCACAACCTGCTACCTCTCTGGAATCCATCAAGATACACAGTACAAGGCCTTGGAACGTCTCTACCAGCATTTAACAGGTACTGCGCTCGGTACGGGCCACCATGTCGCCGATATCCAGCGGAAAGTCAAGGAACAGGTAACTCTACCGACTGTGGTCGTGGTCGATGAAGTCGACTTTCTCCTATTGAATGACGGGGACGACCTCCTCTACTACCTCACCCGTCTTGAGAACACCGCGGTCATCACGATCTCAGCCTACCGGCGATCGATTGAAGAACCGCTTGATGACAGGACGTATAGCTCGTTCCATCCGCAGCATCTAACACTGAACGGATATACATCCAACGACGCCCGTCAGATCCTCGCTGATCGGGCACGGAAAGCACTCCATCCACAGTCATTACAGAGAGCGGCTTTGACGTATATCACAGCGACGACGCAGAACATCTCTATTGGAATCACCTGGCTCCGTGAAGCGGCCGAGACCGCTGAAGACAGAATCACACGTGATCTTGTCCAGGATGTAGAGCTGACAGCGTATCACGAGTACGTGAAAACGCTTCTCAACGAGTTCACTACTCACCACCGCCGGCTGTACAATACCATTGCCCGCCTCGAACAGGAACAGGATCCGCCTCTTACAACTGGAACCGTCTACAAGGAGTATAGCAGACGGTGTGAGACAGCGGGTGTTGCACCGCTCAGTGAACGCCGGATAAGCGATTTCTTGACTCATCTGGAACTACTTGACCTGATCGAGGCCACCTACTACCGTGGGGGACGGAAAGGGAAGACGCGTGAGATTAAACTGGTCGACTGGAACAACCGTCCGGATTCAGAGGAGACTGGTTAAGAGGTTATCGTCAAGCGCGTCTAACTCGCGGCGGGCCTCCCGGCGTTCGGCCAGCAACTTCTGTCGGTCGTGCCAGTGCCGCTGCTGTTCCTCCCTGATTTCCTGTTTGAGCTCCTGTATACG is drawn from Halopiger aswanensis and contains these coding sequences:
- a CDS encoding DNA-methyltransferase, producing MTENESEDSVVPYPDADLSVERPTIHESDARDVPQEDDSVDIIFTSPPYWQKRDYGFEDQIGQEETPEEFIDTLIDCMDEWNRVLKPNGSLFLNIGDTYDNRSLVGIPEMLMQAARENGWLVRNKILWAKPSGMPEPAPNRLANRHEYIFHFTRNNEYYYDLHAYSKEYGNGSNPGDIWNVGFDRNTGDHLAPFPSELPERALTMAGPRAVCSECGQPLERKMVRTTKLDESRDQARRAMEIYEESDLTEEHIRAVQAVGISDAGKAMEIQDGTGRNADDVQELADEAKEVLGGYFREFTFPKKETGGWEGCDCDAPTEPGVAMDPFMGSGTTLQAALKMGLNAVGVDLDPVEDFQMPIQAKSKIESESS
- a CDS encoding McrB family protein — encoded protein: MTEYVLTEEAAREAFWELTDIEIHRSFPGYLGLKWASSKAGTTDGFQFEYNDFFDTFFKIREQAVGKPYVIPFNPNEDPDAETENMWLQNNAAGSYGPSYNGVTFGSMVEDVSGRATSADWELVDDYWTVVRDDMLEGDSIPVELVAAFLLRDFVIEMDDPGAEGLVEAFQDEFGYDESDSDYNALYLTDTGHIDADNFEQYDSSMGSGSGTDASTSSKLQGKARDMDPADLGLLGTTGPSLDLDDIDIDGLSDDTSFDRDDVEDWLIGLKRKKQAIFYGPPGTGKTFTAKKIADELVEGTDGFTDILQFHQNYEYEDFIQGIRPSTDGSDLSYSLESGTFLDFCEEAGERSSPCVLIIDEINRADLSAVFGELMYLLEYREDDVQLAQSQVDEDDSYLEENGFEIPDNVYIIGTMNTADRSIALVDFALRRRFAFLKLPPNWSVLREKFSASGVDVDDLVNVMESVNGDINDQNYELGHTYFLEASDRDEVRNIWELEIVPYLEEFFVDQQKKVDNNYTWDEITSSSSFDL
- a CDS encoding McrC family protein, with the protein product MCADWIIEEYDDKYIPQSELSDTDIRYLDEELDSELELEGPSSLNDWNWVIWNDGYVGHIQLPENSSIELKPGIDLDNVFGMLEYAYDLSKFNLAEEGLYDSESVQDFYDKIASIFAQSVNKRRKQGLFRSYQDREEESQRIRGRIDFRKTAQRPWDPKAHVKYREMTSDNEDNQILLYTLNRISRSDVPREDTLEKVRKGVRSLRGSISYREFEPSDCVGRRYNRLNQDYQRMHALARLILDTSGPSHEEGDADMIPYTVYMPDLYELFVARWLNENLPTGYSVDTQKHEDLGDTGLFYRIDVVLNDDRTGETVAVLDTKYREPDNESPDTSEVNQVLGYAKKMETDKAFLVYPAELDNSFPLQLDDVDIHCIKFALEDGLERNGREFLTDLSSVLGRPDLLS
- a CDS encoding Cdc6/Cdc18 family protein, translated to MFDDTSNRSIIRSEQHLTADSPPPEIVGREAEIHNIRDAVRPLTEGKTPDNLLVYGPPGSGKTVCVNHVFNALENETRVKTIRINCWQYRTRPSLLTELLIQLGYPAPRKGKPVDTLLKLIGTWLDKNRSIAVALDEFDRFEDKAEIIYDLHMLSQQSENKLGLILVSNLPPEEFLLDSRSRSRLNCRTLEFQPYTAEELQEILSDRVEKAFEPGAVQPEVIETVAEEVAESGGDCRDAFERLRQAGRRASQENAHKITPQFLIDG
- a CDS encoding Cdc6/Cdc18 family protein, with protein sequence MSDLIDTRTPLELSHLPAQFVGREAEQDTLTDAFGVEGESRLQDFHVYGSRGTGKTHLLQRFLTTFPPTFTTCYLSGIHQDTQYKALERLYQHLTGTALGTGHHVADIQRKVKEQVTLPTVVVVDEVDFLLLNDGDDLLYYLTRLENTAVITISAYRRSIEEPLDDRTYSSFHPQHLTLNGYTSNDARQILADRARKALHPQSLQRAALTYITATTQNISIGITWLREAAETAEDRITRDLVQDVELTAYHEYVKTLLNEFTTHHRRLYNTIARLEQEQDPPLTTGTVYKEYSRRCETAGVAPLSERRISDFLTHLELLDLIEATYYRGGRKGKTREIKLVDWNNRPDSEETG